The Acidaminococcales bacterium nucleotide sequence CCGCCAGGCAGCCCGTACTGTCGGGCGCCATACGCGCTTACAACGTGGACGTAAGCATCATTTGCGGCAATATAGACTATATAAAAGACACTCCTTTCGGCACGCTGGTCGCTGAAGTGTCGGGCAAAAAAGACGACATAGAATCGGCGCTTTCCTATTTGGGCCGGCAAAAACTGCGCGTGGAGGTATTGGGCTATGTCCCCTGAGCTTATCGGGCTGCTGTGGCAGTCCTGCCTGGAAACTTTCTATATGGTAGCGGTTTCGTCGATAGTGTCTTTCGCGCTGGGCGTACCGCTCGGCGTCCTTCTGACCGTAACCGGCAAAGGGCACATAAAGGAAAACTTAACGCTCAACCTGGGCGCGGGGGCGGCCATCAACGCCGTCCGTTCCACGCCTTTTATCATCCTCATGGTCGCGATCGTCCCTTTTACGCGCTGGGTTGCCGGCACTTCCATCGGCACGAGCGCCGCCATAGTCCCCCTGACCGTTTCCGCCACGCCGTTTGTCGCGCGGATAGTGGAATCTGCGCTGAAGGAAGTGCCGCACGGCGTGGTGGAAGCCGCCCTGTCCATGGGCGCCACCCCGCTGGAAGTCATATGCAAGGTGCTTTTGCCGGAAGCGCTTTCCGGCATCATCTTGGGGCTTACGCTGACGATCGTCAGCCTGATCGGCTATTCGGCCATGGCCGGCGTCATCGGCGGCGGCGGGCTGGGCGATCTCGCCATAAGGTACGGGTATCAGCGCTTTGAAGTAAACGTCATGATCGCCACCGTGGCCATTCTCATCCTTATCGTGCAGCTTGTCCAGTCGTTCGGCGACTTTTTGTCCCGCAAGACGGACAAAAGCCGTCTGTAGCCGTGGCGTACAGGCTAACCTTTGTGGCCGGGCTTTTGGCCGCGCTGTTTTTGGCCGGTTGCAAAGGTCAGGGCGGGCCGGTTTTAAAAGTCGGCGTAACGCGCGGGCCGCAAGCGAAAATCGTTGCCAACATAAAAGAGCGCGCCGGGCGGGAAGGTTTCTTTTTTGAAATAGTCGAGTACGGCACTTTTGAATTTGCCGCCAATTACATAAAAATTAACACGGACTTAAAAGAGGGGAAAATTGACCTTAACTGTTTTCAAAATCAACTCTGGCTGGAGGACGTCAATAAAAAACTGCCGGCGGATTTTGTCGCGGTCGGCCAATGCTATATAAACCCTATGGGCATATATTCCGTAAGGCACGCCGACCTGTCCGGGCTGCCGGCGGGTGCGGCGGTTTTTGTCCCGGACAGTTTCGCGGGCATGGCCAGGGCGCTTCTTTTGCTGGAAAGAGCCGGCCTTGTAACTTTAAAGCCGGCGGCCGGGCACGCGCCTGCCCTCGACAGCGTACAGGACAATCCGCTGCGCCTGAAAATAACGCCCATAGATGCCTCTTTGCTCAACGAGGGTCTGCTTGCCGGCGATCTCGCGCTGATCAGTTCCGGTTACGCGGCGGCGGCCGGCCTTGCGCTTAAAGACGCTCTCCTGTTGGAAGACGAAAGTTCGCCTTTCGTCCAGATCATCGTAACCGGCGCAAAGAACGCCCGAAACCCCGGGGTAATAAAATTCGTGGAATATTATCAGTCGCAGGCCACCCGGCGCTTTATCGAGGAAGAATACAAAGGCCGGCTTGTCCCCGCCCGGGCGCGTCCCGCTTCGCATGTTATTTATTCGTAAAATGATTTTCCCTTGGCAGGATTTTGCTGCTTTGTTATTGAATTATCGCAGTATGGGTTGTTTCAAAATTTTCAAATTATTTATCGAGGAGGAGCAAACATGAGAAAAACATTAGTCATCATCAGTATCCTTGCCCTTGTTATGTCTACTGCGGTCTGCGCTGGCGCCGTCAATCGGTCAGATTACTTCATTACCGTGCTGACAGGGCCTTCCAGCGGGATATATTTCCCGATCGGCGGCGCTTTCGCCACTTTTATCGGCAGCCTTGGCTACAAGACTTCCGCGACCGCCACCGGCGCTACCGCTGAAAACATCAACGCGCTGCAAACCGGCCAGGGCGAACTGGCCATTGCCATGGCCGATTCCGTGATACAGGCGGTAGAATCTTTCGGCGCTTATCAGGGCAAGCCCCCGGCCAAGGATCTGCGCGCCATGATGGGGTTGTGGCCGAATGTCTGCCAGATTGTTACCACCGCCGACTCCGGCATAAAGTCTTTCGCCGACCTTAAAGGCAAACGCATCGGCGTCGGCGCCCCCAATTCCGGCGTGGAACTTAACGCCCGCATGATGTTCGAGGCGCACGGCATGACCTATTCCGACTGCCGGGTTGACTATTTGAATTACGGCGAAGCCATTGACCAGATCAAGAACGGCCTGTGCGACGCCGCCTTCGTAACTTCCGGCTTGGGCAACGCCACCATTATGGAGCTTGGGACCAGCAAGAAGATTGCCTTTGTGCCGGTCGAGGGCGAAGGGCTGCGGAGACTGCTGGACAAATATCCTTTTTATATCGAATACGCCATTCCGGCCGCGACTTACGGCACGGACAAGGACACCGTAACCGCCGCCGTCATGAACATCATGCTGGTCGATGAAAAATTGCCGGCCGACGTCGTCTACGATCTGCTCACGAACATATACTCGCCGGCAGGACTTTCAGCCATCGGAGCCTCCCACGCCACGGCCAAAGCGCATATCCGCCTTGACACCGCCCTGCGTGGCATCAGGGGCACTTCGGTTCCCCTTCATGAAGGCGCGGCGAGATTTTACAAAGACAAAGGCGTGAATTAGAGCGCGGCGCAAGCAATGTTTGCGCGCGGATTTTTGGGACAGGGAAAGCGCCGGGGCGTTTTCCCTGTCGTGATTATATTTATGGCGCTTGCGCTGCTGCCGCCGTCGGCCTTTGGCGCGCGCGCACGGTTTATGCTTCGCGTTTATGATTGCAAAACGGGCAAGATTTATGCCCGCGCCCCCGCCCGGCCGGGCGGCAAGCTGTTCTTTGGCTGGGTACATTCCCTGGAGAAAATACCTTGGAATGAATATTACCATATTGACGCAAATGGCGATCTTATCCTCGATTCCATCACATTTCCGGCCTTCGGCGCGGGGATACCGGAAAACAAAGGCCGCGTCTGCTATGTAAAGGACGGGCTTATCCACATGGAAGAAATCGGGCAGAGATTCAGCGAACTTGTATGGCTCAATTCGCACACCGCCACGCGCGACATCGCGCTGAACGGCAGGCTTGTCGCGCGGGGGGACCAATTGCCGCAGCATACGAGGCTGCGCCTGGTCATCGAGCGAAAGAGGCGAATGAAAGAGGTAGTGAAAAATGGGACTTGACAAAGAAAAAAATAAATCCGGCGGACAGGAAAGCGGGACGGAAACCATCGCCATTGGCGGCGAAGGCGGCCCGCTTACGCAGGAACAGCAAGCGATCATCGAAAAATACGACAAAGAATCCAGTACGCGCACGCTGGGCAAAAGCTCTGCCGCCAAGATTTTCTACTGGGCTTGCATCGCCGTATCCCTCTATCATTTCATTACGTCTTTTATCGGCACGCCGGTGGTTCTCCAGCATCGCTCGCTGCATGTGGCCATGATGCTGGGGCTTGGTTTCATAATGTATCCTTTCGGGCAGAAAAGCAGCCGCAAAAAAGTTGCCTGGTTTGACTGGCTGCTGGTCATAATTTCCTTTCTCATCCCCCTTTATGTTTGGGGGGACTACAACGGCATCATAGAAAGGGCCGGGCGGCCGAACATGCCGGATCTTGTCGCCGCTACCGCCCTCGTGCTGCTGGTGCTGGAACTTTCGCGGCGCGTCGCCGGCTGGACTCTGCCCCTGTTGAGCGTTGTTTTTATAATCTACGGCCTGTACGGGCGCGGCCTGCCCGGAATGTTCAGCCACCGCGGCTATACTTGGCTGCAGCTTTCCAACCATTTTTTCGCGAATACCGAAGGAATTTACGGCACTTCGGTGAGCGTCGCCGCCAGTTACATCTTCTTGTTCATACTGTTCGGCGCGGTCATGGGCAAATCCGGCATGGGAAGTTTTTTTAACGACATTGCCATGGCGCTTGCCGGGCATACCAAAGGCGGCCCGGCCAAGGTATCGGTCATCGCCTCCGGGCTTTTGGGCTCCATCAACGGCTCGGCCGTGGCCAATGTCGTTACCACGGGCGCTTTTACCATACCGCTGATGAAGAAAACGGGTTATTCCAAAGAATTCGCCGGCGCGGTGGAAGCCTCCGCCTCGGTAGGCGGGCAGTTGCTGCCGCCGGTCATGGGGGCGGCCGCTTTCATCATGGCGGAAAACTTGGGCGTGCGGTATTCGGTGATCATCGTGCACGCCGCCATTCCCGCCCTGCTTTATTATCTTGGCATACTTATTCAGGTGCAGCTGCGCGCCTCCAAACGGGGGCTGGTCGGCCTGCCGAAAAGCCAGCTGCCGAAACCTTTGGCCGTGCTTAAAGACAAAGGGCATTTGATCCTGCCTATCGTTTTTCTTGTCTACATGCTCTTTTTCTCCGGCACTACCGTTTTATATTCGGCGGTATTGGCCATAGTGGCCACCATCGCCATCTCCTGCGTCAAACGCGCCACCCGCATGAGCGGCCGGGACATACTGGACGCTTTCGCGGAAGGCGCGCGCGCGACGGTTTCCGTGGCCGTGGCTTGCGCCTGCGTCGGCATTATCATCGGCGTTTCCTCCAAGACCGGCTTTGGCCTCTCCATGGCCAACGCCATCATCGCGCTGGGCAGCCAGAGCCTCCTGTTTACGCTGATTTTCAGCATGATCACCTGCATGATACTCGGCATGGGCCTGCCCTCCATCCCCGCCTATATAATCACGGCCACCATTGCCGCGCCCGCGCTCGCCAAACTCGGCATACCGGCGATCGCGGCCCACATGTTCGCCTTTTATTTCGCGATGTTCGCCAACCTTACGCCGCCGGTGGCGCTGGCCTCTTTCGCGGCCGCCGGGCTGTCCGGCGGCGACCCGATGAAAACCGGCTTCGCTTCGGTCAAACTGGCGATCGCCGGCTTCATCGTCCCCTATATGTTCATATATTCGCCGCAGCTCCTATTGATCAACACCGGCCTGGCCGAGGGGATCCGCGTCAGCGTCGGCGCCTGCATCGGCGTCTTGATGATCGGCGCGGCGGTCGAGGGCTATTTGCTGACCGGGCTCAACGCGCCGCTTCGGATGCTTTCTTTCGTGGGCGCGCTCTGCCTCATAAGCAGCGAGTTTTATTCCGACATAGTCGGTCTTTTGGTTCTTGTCGGCATCCTGCTTTTTCAATATTTTCTCAGCAAAAAGCAAAAGCCCGGCCAAAATTCGTAACCGGCGGCGCGCAAGCGCCGCCTTGGGGCAGACGGCATAAAAATTCGCCGCAGGCGGAAAGAGTGGGGATTACATGGGCCTGAAAATAATTGAGGCTCGCTGCAAAGGCTGCGGTATCTGCGTGGCTTTTTGCCCGAAACAAGTCCTTGGCATCAGTGAAATCGAAAAAGTCCAAATAGTGAACGGGGCGGCTTGCATAGCCTGCCGGCAGTGTGAAACCCGCTGCCCGGATTTTGCCATCTTTGTTGCCGAGCCCGCCTTGAAGCCCTGACCCGCCTTGTAAGGAAAAGCAAGGGCTATTTTCCCGCCGGCCGCGCGCGGCCGGCGGGCAATGAAAAGGAGCAAAATTGTGTCCAAGACCTTACTCATGCAAGGGAACAAAGCCGTGGCCGAAGGCGCAGTCGCGGCCGGCGCCGATTTTTTCGGCGGCTATCCGATCACCCCTTCCACTGAGATCGCCGAAGAGCTGTCCGCCCTCCTGCCGACTATTGGCGGGACTTTTATCCAAATGGAAGATGAAATAGCCGGCATCGGCGTTGCGCTCGGGGCATCGCTTGCCGGCAGGAAAGTCATGACCGCGACCAGCGGCCCGGGGTTTTCCCTGAAACAGGAACTCATCGGCTACGCCGCTTTGGCCGAAATACCGATCGTGATCGTAAACGTCCAGCGGGTGGGGCCTTCCACCGGGCAGCCAACCGCGCCGTCGCAGGGCGACGTTATGCAGGCGCGCTGGGGGACCCACGGCGACCATCCGATCATCGCCCTGACCCCGTCCAGCGTGCCCGAATGTTTCCGCCTGACCGTCAGGGCCTACGAACTGTCGGAAAGATACCGGACGCCGGTCATCTTGCTTATGGACGAGATTGTCGGGCATATGCGGGAAAAAGTCCAGTTGCCCCCTTATGCATCCATCCCCAGGCCGGAGCGCAAAAAGCCGCTTGTCCCGCCACAAGAATACAGAGCCTATTTCGGAGCGCAAGACGACCTTGTCCCGCCGATGGCCGCTTTCGGCAGCGGATACCGCTGGCACGTTACCGGGCTGGTTCACGACGAATACGGCTTTCCCGACAGTTCGGGCAAAGCGACCAAAGAATTGCTCGATCGGCTGTTCGCCAAAATAAACGATCACCTTGACGATATTGTGGAAACGGAAGAATATAGGCTGGAGGACGCCGAGTGTGCCTTCGTCGCCTACGGCGGCACCGCCCGCACGGCGTACGCGGCGGTGGACATGGCCAGGGAGGAAGGCATAAAGGCCGGCCTTTTGCGGCCGATAACCATCTGGCCGCTGGCCGAAAAACAGATCAAAGACTTAGGCGGGCGGGTGAACCACATCATAGTGGCGGAAATGAACCGCGGCCAATACGTGCTGGAAGTGGAAAGGGCCGTCGCGGGGCTTTGCCCGGTAACTCTTTGCGCCAAATACAATAACGAGGCCATCGCCCCGGCCGAACTGCTGGCGGCGCTGCAAAAGACAAAGCGACATGCCGGGGGGGCTTGACAAATGTCCATGGAACAACTCATAGAAAAATATTTCCGGCCCGGCCGCCTGCCGCATATCTGGTGCCCGGGCTGCGCCAACGGGATCATCACCGGCGCGCTGGTCAAGGCCATCGACCGCGTCGGGCTTGAAAAAGACAATACGGCCGTGGTCGCGGGCATAGGCTGTTCCAGCCGGGCCTCCGGCTACCTTGATTTCAATACGGTACACAGCGCGCACGGGCGCGCCCTGCCTTTCGCCACCGGCATAAAGCTGGCGGCGCCCCAAATGGCCGTCATCGTCATCACCGGCGACGGCGATGCCGCAGCCATAGGCGGCAACCACTTTATACACGCCGCTCGGCGCAATATCGACCTGACGGTGCTTTTATACAACAACAGCACTTACGGCATGACCGGCGGCCAATATTCCCCGCTCACCCCGACCAATTCCAAAGCGGCCACCGCGCCCTACGGAACCGTTGACCGGCCGTTTGACTTGGCCGCCCTCGCCCGGGGCGCGGGCGCGACTTTCGTGGCGCGCGGCTCGGCTTTCCACGCCCCAATGCTGGCGGACCTGATCGCGAGCGGCATACGGCACAAAGGTTTTTCCCTCATCGAAGCCGTCGCTTCCTGCCCCATATCCTACGGGCGCCAGAACAAGCTGGGGGACGCCCCCGCCATGCTCAAATGGCAGCGCGACCACGCCCTTCCCGCCGATGCCTATGAAAAACTAAGCGATGCGCAAAAGGCGGATAAATTCCCCA carries:
- a CDS encoding ABC transporter permease; translated protein: MSPELIGLLWQSCLETFYMVAVSSIVSFALGVPLGVLLTVTGKGHIKENLTLNLGAGAAINAVRSTPFIILMVAIVPFTRWVAGTSIGTSAAIVPLTVSATPFVARIVESALKEVPHGVVEAALSMGATPLEVICKVLLPEALSGIILGLTLTIVSLIGYSAMAGVIGGGGLGDLAIRYGYQRFEVNVMIATVAILILIVQLVQSFGDFLSRKTDKSRL
- a CDS encoding TAXI family TRAP transporter solute-binding subunit, which translates into the protein MRKTLVIISILALVMSTAVCAGAVNRSDYFITVLTGPSSGIYFPIGGAFATFIGSLGYKTSATATGATAENINALQTGQGELAIAMADSVIQAVESFGAYQGKPPAKDLRAMMGLWPNVCQIVTTADSGIKSFADLKGKRIGVGAPNSGVELNARMMFEAHGMTYSDCRVDYLNYGEAIDQIKNGLCDAAFVTSGLGNATIMELGTSKKIAFVPVEGEGLRRLLDKYPFYIEYAIPAATYGTDKDTVTAAVMNIMLVDEKLPADVVYDLLTNIYSPAGLSAIGASHATAKAHIRLDTALRGIRGTSVPLHEGAARFYKDKGVN
- a CDS encoding DUF1850 domain-containing protein, which produces MIIFMALALLPPSAFGARARFMLRVYDCKTGKIYARAPARPGGKLFFGWVHSLEKIPWNEYYHIDANGDLILDSITFPAFGAGIPENKGRVCYVKDGLIHMEEIGQRFSELVWLNSHTATRDIALNGRLVARGDQLPQHTRLRLVIERKRRMKEVVKNGT
- a CDS encoding TRAP transporter permease — its product is MGLDKEKNKSGGQESGTETIAIGGEGGPLTQEQQAIIEKYDKESSTRTLGKSSAAKIFYWACIAVSLYHFITSFIGTPVVLQHRSLHVAMMLGLGFIMYPFGQKSSRKKVAWFDWLLVIISFLIPLYVWGDYNGIIERAGRPNMPDLVAATALVLLVLELSRRVAGWTLPLLSVVFIIYGLYGRGLPGMFSHRGYTWLQLSNHFFANTEGIYGTSVSVAASYIFLFILFGAVMGKSGMGSFFNDIAMALAGHTKGGPAKVSVIASGLLGSINGSAVANVVTTGAFTIPLMKKTGYSKEFAGAVEASASVGGQLLPPVMGAAAFIMAENLGVRYSVIIVHAAIPALLYYLGILIQVQLRASKRGLVGLPKSQLPKPLAVLKDKGHLILPIVFLVYMLFFSGTTVLYSAVLAIVATIAISCVKRATRMSGRDILDAFAEGARATVSVAVACACVGIIIGVSSKTGFGLSMANAIIALGSQSLLFTLIFSMITCMILGMGLPSIPAYIITATIAAPALAKLGIPAIAAHMFAFYFAMFANLTPPVALASFAAAGLSGGDPMKTGFASVKLAIAGFIVPYMFIYSPQLLLINTGLAEGIRVSVGACIGVLMIGAAVEGYLLTGLNAPLRMLSFVGALCLISSEFYSDIVGLLVLVGILLFQYFLSKKQKPGQNS
- a CDS encoding 4Fe-4S binding protein; translation: MGLKIIEARCKGCGICVAFCPKQVLGISEIEKVQIVNGAACIACRQCETRCPDFAIFVAEPALKP
- a CDS encoding 2-oxoacid:acceptor oxidoreductase subunit alpha — translated: MSKTLLMQGNKAVAEGAVAAGADFFGGYPITPSTEIAEELSALLPTIGGTFIQMEDEIAGIGVALGASLAGRKVMTATSGPGFSLKQELIGYAALAEIPIVIVNVQRVGPSTGQPTAPSQGDVMQARWGTHGDHPIIALTPSSVPECFRLTVRAYELSERYRTPVILLMDEIVGHMREKVQLPPYASIPRPERKKPLVPPQEYRAYFGAQDDLVPPMAAFGSGYRWHVTGLVHDEYGFPDSSGKATKELLDRLFAKINDHLDDIVETEEYRLEDAECAFVAYGGTARTAYAAVDMAREEGIKAGLLRPITIWPLAEKQIKDLGGRVNHIIVAEMNRGQYVLEVERAVAGLCPVTLCAKYNNEAIAPAELLAALQKTKRHAGGA
- a CDS encoding 2-oxoacid:ferredoxin oxidoreductase subunit beta → MSMEQLIEKYFRPGRLPHIWCPGCANGIITGALVKAIDRVGLEKDNTAVVAGIGCSSRASGYLDFNTVHSAHGRALPFATGIKLAAPQMAVIVITGDGDAAAIGGNHFIHAARRNIDLTVLLYNNSTYGMTGGQYSPLTPTNSKAATAPYGTVDRPFDLAALARGAGATFVARGSAFHAPMLADLIASGIRHKGFSLIEAVASCPISYGRQNKLGDAPAMLKWQRDHALPADAYEKLSDAQKADKFPIGVLYQADAPEYTEEYAKIIARAQKGGL